In the Choloepus didactylus isolate mChoDid1 chromosome 3, mChoDid1.pri, whole genome shotgun sequence genome, ctcttgtatgcaacatattgatggttcattttttttgatccattctgcgaatctatatcttttaattggggagtttaatccatttacattcaacgttataaccgtgaaggcatttcttgaatcagccatcttatcctttggtttatgtttgccatatttttcccctctctctattaatatcctttattgtacccataccgaatctctttagtactgaacctttctccaagtctctctgtcctgtctttgtttctctgtctgtagggctccctttagtatctccagtagggcaggtctcttgttagcaaattctctcagcatttgtttgtctgtgaaaaatttaagctctccctcaaatttgaaggagagctttgctggataaagtattcttggctggaaatttttctcactcagaattttaaatatatcatgccactgccttcttgcctccatggtggctgctgagtagtcactacttagtcttatgctgtttcctttgtatgtggtgaattgcttttctcttgctgctttcagaacttgctccttctcttctgtgtttgacagtgtgataaatatatgtcttggagtgggtttatttggatttattctatttggagttcgctgagcatttatgatttgtgtatttatgttgtttagaagatttgggaagttttccccaacaatttctttgaatactcttcctagacctttacccttttcttccccttctgggacacaaatgagtcttatatttggacgtttcatattatctatcatatccctgaggtccatttcaattttttcaatttttttccccattctttcttttatgctttcattttccattctgtcatcttctaggtcactgattcgttgttcaacttcctctagtcttgtactatgagtgtccagaatctttttaatttggtcaacagtttctttaatttccataagatcatccatttttttatttagtcttgcaatgtcttctttatgctcttctagagtcttcttgatttccttcatatcccgtactatggtctcattgttcatctttagttctttgagtagctgctctaggtgctgtgtctcttctggtcttttgttttgggtgcttgggcttgggttatccatatcgtctggttttttcatatgctttataattttctgttgtttttggcctcgtggcatttgctgaacttgatagggttcttttagggtttgtagacctattgaagtccttatctctaatttatcagatctacagcttcgtggagtacactttctctaactaaccagcaggtggcgtccacgagccacctgttctccacaagccagttctcccctgcttagcctttttggtgagtgggggagtgagtcttgtggggcccaattggtgtaccaagcttgcatgtgtagttggtgttgcctgccctgtatgtggggcgtgtttctgggcagtcggggagggggggtggccctaacaatcaaatctccctggtgatcctagagttttaaagctggtgcaatagtctaatccttcagttcagtcctgccacagtttgtctctgccactgacccacaagtccttggtattggcgtatggctcctgagacttgcaagtgggcccctcttccaggccgttcaccccgggtcctctgttgagggatgactgtgctatgtcacaggtgagtgccgtcccctcagggcagttctgggctgctgggctgtgtagggaggctcccagtctgctcaaatgatggctgaatggggctttgttaattcacactgctccaccttcccaactctgggacaatcagctgaggttgcagggaaggctaatgtccatgcccagttttgtggtgtgtgcctgttatttgaagcccttccgtcacactgtgttgtctggggcagctctgggctatggggctggcgatgggcaggagtgtttcctgtccaccaggatggtggctgtgagcggacacccctgttttcttgggaagttgtggtgtttagtgaattttctcagccactgaattattgccttttgtctcagagctctcttagttctgctcttgacttgacgtgcccaaattgaaagtctttgaagctttctgtattgggcttcttagagtaattgttttagaaaaagaaaaaaggattaaaaaaaaaaaaaaatggtcctcctcagagatctaatgggttattgaaatgctaagagacaaagcaaccagggccattaaggaaaggtccacagggcagagagatcggcttttcttcgggatttgcatatgcgccttagggcctgagctccgcccttcccctttctgtgttcaccagaactctaaaaatcctctgcttttattttggagtttttcgtgttttttttttttttttctatgcctgtctcctctctgctgggctggctgctcacagattctctggtgtctggtctctgtctatctatggttggagtctggatcagtagaatgagtttccgataagagcagccactgcagttctcccttctccttcccggagctgacagcccctcctcccacgggactgagcctggcagggaggggcgcgggtcccctggccgcaaaaacttacagatttcgctgatctcagcagttcgatattttcatgagtgttgtataaagtatgcccaaagacagattgctctgtggtgtccagtccacgcagttcctggctttctacctactttcctggaggagtaactaaaacatacagctcaccagtcttcccactactgtttttttaaatggaaaacaaggattggtgaggatgtggagaaattggaactccgtGCACTGCTGATGTGAATGCAAAACGGTGCAGCTACTATGGAAAGTGAAATAGcaattcttcaaaaagttaaatatacaattaCCACTCAACCCAGCAACCTCACCTCTAGGTATATGctcaaagagagtgaaaacatggTCACAGATACTTGCAGCCAACGTCCACAGCAGCAACATCCACAATAGcacaaagctggaaacaacccaagcatccacCAACAGACGAACGGaccaacaaaatgtggtacatacacacagcTGAACGCTATCTGGCCATAAGAAAAACtaaagttatgagacatgctacaacatggaataACTCCGAAAACATCATGCTCGTGAAACAAGAAAgacacacaaagacaaaaattatataatatcACTTATAAATCTGAGATGagtagaaatagcaaattcacaaattcacagtgctagaaagcaaattagaggtaaccaggggaaggggagaagaggaagggggagagtgtgagtaaattaaaaaaaaaaaaaaaaagccactgccTGACAATTTACTCCCTAAGAGAGCTGATGGTCCCCATGACTATGGGACTAGGCAAGTATGAATTCCTTAAGGCAGGCTGCACCATGGGAACTTGGATGAAGGTacctgatgaattccccaggagaagctggctagctgagCAGAGATGAAATTCTTCCTTTTGACCGCTAAAATCATacttcttttaaggccttcaactgattagatgtgacttctctcactgctgaaggccaTCTCCTCAGTTGCTTGTAGATGTAGTCAGCCATAGATGAAATAGACTTACCaataatttaaatccatgaaaaatactctcatagtaacaatcagacTAGTGCTTTcttaccaaacaactggacactatatcctagccaagttgacacatgaattttaCCATCAaagttgggttttcttttcttcttctttttaaacataaaCTATGAAACTATTTAAATTGCAAATCACAGGAAAACCGAGCATTTGCACCTGTTAGATctgcagaagctgaaagcaataaatgaAGACATACCAAAAGCTGCTAATGTATCTCCATTTAAGAACTGACTTAATACTGGGTTTCTCTGACAGGACCACAAGGCCGCTCATGATTTTCCTGAGGTTCCCCTCATACCGTGGCTGAGTAGAACACAGCAATTTCAAAGGAAACAAGAACAGAGTCCTCCAGGACAGTAAGTCAGAATTTTTGGTTAAACCGTTCTCTCACATGGGTACATAAGCATATTCAAATACCACTAGAAAAGAACCTGCACGCATGTGCTGCCAACTGCTAGAAATTTTGCATCGAGTTAGAATAGAACAGTGTCTAACTTATCAGGTAATTTCATGTATCAGGATATGGTTAATTCCTTGGTGTTCAAGGCCTACTCCTGAAGACgctgttaaaataaaaacaaaaataaccccctagagagaaaatccacattctaagacacaaaatattttatctggGCAAAAGGATATTTTAACTCATGAAACTCAAGGATACAAGAAAACAACAttgacaacaataaaaataatttcctggaaTATATTCAACTAGAAAGGCAAGGCATTTTCCTACACAAAACATTATCACTTTCCCACTACTCCAAAGATAgccaataaataattttatggcAAAATCAGAACCATAAATAAAAGTTGACCCCCGACAAGTGGGGAACACAAGTCACAGCTCTCTCACAGGAACACTGGTAGAGTCATCCAAGAATGTCAACACCACCCCAGGCTCAGCCTGCAGGTTCTGTTTTTTGTGAATGAGAATGGCTGGAGTTTCCATGTTGCTTTAACGAACAGTTCCATCTGGTAAGGTCCAGGCAATGAGTGAAGCCAAAGAGAACAACACAAGAAGTAGTTTCCACAATGCCTTTGTCCTCTGACCAATGCACTAGATTTGAATGCTGAAGTCTGGCCTCAGGCTGGCAGTTCTTCAGCAGGGCCCCTTTTCACCCATGCTTTAAGTCTTCCACGCCCATCACGCAGGGAAGAGCTCGGGAGGGCTCTCGCCGTAGCAATACTTTGCTATAGGATCCCTATAGGTATTCTCATGCTGGACGCTCTGGAATGAGGTCCTGCATTTAGCCAAACACAATTCAGAGTGATATTCCACTGCCATGAAGAGGTTCTGGAATGCCATGGCTGCCCGGCTGAGGAAGCGTTCCAAGAGAAGTTGCTTATTGGGCTGCAGACAGCAGGAGATGCAGTACTCACAGGCGCTGCAGCAGCCATTGGACAAGCAGCCATCGCAGCAGTATTGCTTTGTGCTGGGCATGTTGACATGACAGCAGCCATTCACCAGCAAATCCTTCCTTTCACAAACATATCCTAGTTCATCTGTGATAAGATGCTTCCCTTGAATGGAGTTACGGCACTGATTGCCTGGTCGACTGCTATTGCCCAGGTTAAACTGCACTTTCCAGGGGATGGGCTGATCATGGTCTTGAACCTGGAGGAGATTCCGATCCCTCATTGTCCTCTCTTCCTGCTTGAAGGTGCTGGTGAGGAAGTAGACGAGCGAGAGCCCGAAGACCAGGGCAAGCACCCACCTCTTCCGCAGAAGCCGGCGCCACACCATGGCCGCTAGGTTCACCATCCCGGTGCGGGCCCGGGCACGGCGCGCGGCAGGCCCGGAGCCCGGGTAGCATAGCCCCTACACACCCCACAGCTCCATCCCCACTGAAACCTActtttaaaggaatattttattAGCTGTCTATTAGGACTTTTCAGATTTACAATTGATGCCATCTGGGATGCCCCTCCAATCAGTCGATGGACACATAAGGGTGCCATATTTTGGGGCAGCCTTTGAAAGAATGAGGCTTTGAATGTCTTAAATGCCTCCTGACAAGCTGAGAGTCTAGGTAAGTAAAGTACCCTGCttaaatgttgttttaaaatctatgttCTTGTATAAAACAGGGATCTAAGTAGAAGAAGGAGATCTCTATGAGTAAACCATTATGAAATTTGCAGATACCTAGGGACAACCACACATGATGGGAAATACTGTCACATTTAAGCTTCAAGGGGCAAATAGCAGctgaaaataaatacttaaagaaAGACTATTTCACTCTTTAAGAAGAGCTAACAGAAATTATCCTTCTAAAATGGGAAAAGCCAGGGAAATAAATGTTAGCATGAAGCCCTAAAGCCACAGCCACACATGTTGTCTCCTAGGGCCACATATTTAGAGGATACATGAAactaggaggaaaggaaagaatgtTGAGTGGAGGTGGGGACCAAGAATTGTAATACAGAGTCCAATTCTTACATCAGCTGTTGAACTAAGAAGTACTCGAGTTGGTGAAGGTAGCCCATATCCATGAAGGAAGCTTGGGGATTTGAGTTCTAAGCCAAGTTGAAGATGTTCAAGTCCAAAATGGTGAGAAAAGAAGTGGAGGGTTTTTCTCTTcgaaactatgaaaaaaaatgtagaaaagattAAGGAAACCTTGTACAAATGACAATTATTAAAAACAGtcccttaaatttttatttaaaatcactATTACAAGATGATAAACTATTCATTATGATTTCAATTCATCACATATTCAGACAGAACCTACAATGGGTCAGGTTTACCCAATAGTCATTGTTCCCTCATGGAGCTACAGTCCAGTAGGAGAAGGAtattaaacaaactgtggaaggGGCAGGGTAAATCACATAAAGGAAACATAGGATAAAGAAATATGCCAACCACCAGAGTTTCTGTACCTCTCATAGGTGACAAGTGACCACTGGTGCTCTCAGGTGGGCCATATCCTCCTGAACTTGTTCTGATCCCAACCAGTAGGCTCAGGGTCTGGCTGTTTGTACCTTATGTGAAAGGGGGTTATCTTTGGAAGGCTTGTCACACATCTCTCACTCTTTCTTTGTTCTACATCCTAGCCCCACCAATCTcttcacttcatttttttcaccaaaagaaattatttaaaaataatgttcccAAGGCCTTCCATTTCTAGGAAGACAGagaagatgttctttttattacTCCTCCATGAAGTGCAACTAAaactctggacattttatataaaatgaacatAAGGAGATTCTGACaggtggagagaagaaggcagactAGTTAGGGACCTTAGTATCCAAGGAACAATAAGGTGGTGTCCTCCCTaggattttcatttgtttttttgttttttttgtttgtttattcattttttttttttttttgcctcagacATCCCAGACTTGGAGCTGAAAACTCTGGTGACCCAGAAATGCtaacaggcacagaaaaaaaagagacttgCAAGAGCCTACTTTCTCCAGTCAAAGAACCAGGAAGAGGGCACGTTATCAAGACAGAGAACTTTTAGACAATAACCACTCTAATCTAGCCAAAAACCACAGAAAAATCTGTGGCTTTACCAACACCCATGCCAGGAAAAGCAACTGGGGAATCTACCCTTCTTTCCTTGCAGGTCTGTAGTGAGGTGGCCCAAAACCTCAGCAAGGTGGTATCAGAAAAGACCAGGTAGGGAGCTGGGACTTTCATCCCTGACAGGTAGTCATGAGATCCCTCCACTGGTAGTATCAAGGGGACCAGGCAGGGACCCTGTACTTTCACATTACCTGTCAGTAATAAGACAAcccttctcctccctgctgggGTGGTGTCAGAGGAGGCCTGGTAGAAAGTCAGCACTCATCACCACCCAGCAGCAACAAGGTCAGCCCCCTCCTGTGGTGTCAATGAAGGCTGACCATGTGGGAAATGGTAACAAGGCACTTCTACCCCTCTGAGATAGAGAGGTATTATTGGTGGGGGTCTAGTGGGAAGCTGGACCTGCCCAGCAGTGATGAGGAGCCCTCTCCCCAACCATGGGTGTCAACAGAGGCTGAGTGTGGAGCCTAGATATCTACCACCACCTGGC is a window encoding:
- the LOC119528978 gene encoding SREBP regulating gene protein-like isoform X1 — its product is MVNLAAMVWRRLLRKRWVLALVFGLSLVYFLTSTFKQEERTMRDRNLLQVQDHDQPIPWKVQFNLGNSSRPGNQCRNSIQGKHLITDELGYVCERKDLLVNGCCHVNMPSTKQYCCDGCLSNGCCSACEYCISCCLQPNKQLLLERFLSRAAMAFQNLFMAVEYHSELCLAKCRTSFQSVQHENTYRDPIAKYCYGESPPELFPA
- the LOC119528978 gene encoding SREBP regulating gene protein-like isoform X3, whose protein sequence is MVNLAAMVWRRLLRKRWVLALVFGLSLVYFLTSTFKQQLLLERFLSRAAMAFQNLFMAVEYHSELCLAKCRTSFQSVQHENTYRDPIAKYCYGESPPELFPA
- the LOC119528978 gene encoding SREBP regulating gene protein-like isoform X2, whose product is MLPGLRACRAPCPGPHRDGEPSGHGVAPASAEEVGACPGLRALARLLPHQHLQAGYVCERKDLLVNGCCHVNMPSTKQYCCDGCLSNGCCSACEYCISCCLQPNKQLLLERFLSRAAMAFQNLFMAVEYHSELCLAKCRTSFQSVQHENTYRDPIAKYCYGESPPELFPA